The Clostridium beijerinckii genomic sequence ATTAAGTATCCTTAAAAACTTTAATACTATAAAAATCAATAAAATATAAACCATTGACACTAATTCCACCTCTAAACTTTATTTTCTATTCCTCAAAATTTTCTAATATAATAATACAAACACTTTGGAACTATAGATAATAACAATCTCTCAATATCTTATCTTTTAAAGTCTAATTATTAACAGTAATTGTAAACCTAATTTTTATACCTACCTTGGATACAGCTATCTCTAATAATGACACCTTTACTAACCATAAGAATTTCACTTAGTTAAGCTCGCTGTAATAAATATTATAAATTTAGAATACATATGGAATTAACGCCCATGATTCTTTTATATATTTCTCATATTCTTTACCAAATTCTAATACTAAAAATCTTTGTTCCCTATTTATTTTTATAATATAAGTAGTTAAAATAATACAAAATCCTATGATAGAAGCTAAACTTCCAAATGTAAGAAAAATTCCAAAAAAGCCACATACTATTCCTGTATAAATAGGATTTCTTATATATTTATATGGGCCACTACGAACTAATCTTTGCTCCTCTACTTTTTGGATAGCTCCACTCCAATTTCTACCTAATACTATTCTAGCCCATATTGCAAATAAAAGAGAGATTACTAAGATTGCGATACCTATATATTCAACATATTCATAACTAGGCAATATCCTATTCCATAAGAATATATTTTTAAACTGAAAAAAGGTAATGGCATAAGAGACTATTACTAATATTAAATGTACTATTCTTGGTATGTTCCTTTGACCACTTGATTCTTTTTTTACATTTGACCTAGTTTTTATCGCTGCTAATATCCAGTAAATCCAAAATATACCCCAAATATAACTAACTACAGTAATATTATTCATAAAGCCCTCCTCACATTTTATTAGATTTAATCATCACTTTTAATATATTTTTCTGCAATTTCTATAAACGTATCCTTTGTCACTGAATTCATGTCATGTAAAAATTTTAATATGGTAGCTTTCTCCTCATCATTATATTGAGCTATAATATCTTTTTTCTTATTATATGATTTCTCATGAATTTTTTTATGAATTTCAGACACATTTAATCCTAATTCCGTTAAATCATAATATACTTCTTTATTATTCCCTTCCTTTTGATACTTCAATACATAGCCTTCGTTTAATAACTTTTTACACATTTTAGTTATAGCACCTGTTGTCATTCCTAATTCTTGTGATAGCTTAGTTATATTTGCATCTTCGATATATTCTATAGCTGCAATACAATGAATTTGTGAAAAAGTAAGTTTATTCTTTATATTAGGAACATCTATTTCATTATTTTCTTGTATTTCCTTTAGTGAAAATATAATTTCATTAACAATATCCATATTAATTTCCCCCTTAATATTTCTTCCTCGGAAGTAATATTATATTATAATATTATTTCTTCCATGTCAACAATTTTCACTTTAAAGACTTACTCCTAGATTCAATTAATCACTTGTAATACCTAATGAACAAATTCCACTATTAAAAAATATAATCATTCTAGACTAAATGTTGAGAATTTAATTGATCATCCCCTAATACCTGTAGTTAAAAATAACATGTCTTAAGCAAGAACTAAAAAACCACCGGCTTAACCGGTGGTTCTGATTCATATTCACTAACGTTACAATTTAGAATTAAAGAACTAAGATGATTGTAATGAAAATTGTTCTAAATACTTGGATAAACTTTCAATATTAAATTGCATATGACGATTATTCCCCTCAAGTTTACTTAGCATTATCCCACCTTCTAAGGCGGAAAAAATGAAAGTAGCAAGAGCGTCGGTGTCAAGATTTGGCTTTAACTCACCGTTCTGTATACCTTGATAAAGAATTTCCTTAATATATTGCAGCATCCTTTCAAGGCTTTTTTGGGCTTTTTTTCGTAACTCAGGATGAGTATCATCACTTTCAATAGCCGTGTTCAATAAAGGACATCCTCCGATAAATGGGGGATGTTCCGTAACTTGTTCATATACCCTAAATATAGCTAGAATTTTATCAATCGCTGACTGTTGATTATCCACAGCTTCGGTAAATTTTTCATTAACAATTCCTACTGCGTAATCATATGCCTCAAGCGCAATCTCATCCTTACATGCAAAGTGACGATAAATCCCCCCTCTCTTGATT encodes the following:
- a CDS encoding methyltransferase family protein, with product MNNITVVSYIWGIFWIYWILAAIKTRSNVKKESSGQRNIPRIVHLILVIVSYAITFFQFKNIFLWNRILPSYEYVEYIGIAILVISLLFAIWARIVLGRNWSGAIQKVEEQRLVRSGPYKYIRNPIYTGIVCGFFGIFLTFGSLASIIGFCIILTTYIIKINREQRFLVLEFGKEYEKYIKESWALIPYVF
- a CDS encoding MarR family transcriptional regulator, producing the protein MDIVNEIIFSLKEIQENNEIDVPNIKNKLTFSQIHCIAAIEYIEDANITKLSQELGMTTGAITKMCKKLLNEGYVLKYQKEGNNKEVYYDLTELGLNVSEIHKKIHEKSYNKKKDIIAQYNDEEKATILKFLHDMNSVTKDTFIEIAEKYIKSDD
- a CDS encoding TetR/AcrR family transcriptional regulator, producing the protein MTKGENTRKYIIKKSAELFNQRGYAGSSLSDITEVTGIKRGGIYRHFACKDEIALEAYDYAVGIVNEKFTEAVDNQQSAIDKILAIFRVYEQVTEHPPFIGGCPLLNTAIESDDTHPELRKKAQKSLERMLQYIKEILYQGIQNGELKPNLDTDALATFIFSALEGGIMLSKLEGNNRHMQFNIESLSKYLEQFSLQSS